Proteins found in one Takifugu rubripes chromosome 17, fTakRub1.2, whole genome shotgun sequence genomic segment:
- the pvalb7 gene encoding parvalbumin-7, protein MLMTDLLKAEEIKTALEAFAGETFDPKKFFELVGLTAMSPESVKDVFRVLDVDGSGFIEEDELKYILKGFSKEGRDLTDDETKAFLKAADKDGDGKIGIDEFEVMVHDTHGVRPGLLYKSSRSRPPKSYPQGGTYSLIFNFLKYIV, encoded by the exons ATGCTGATGACGGATCTACTGAAAGCTGAAGAGATCAAAACAGCTCTCGAAGCATTTGCTG GTGAAACCTTTGATCCAAAGAAGTTCTTTGAATTGGTGGGTCTCACAGCCATGTCGCCTGAAAGCGTCAAGGACGTCTTTAGGGTTCTGGATGTGGACGGCAGTGGATTTATAGAGGAAGACGAGCTCAA GTACATTCTTAAGGGCTTTTCCAAGGAAGGAAGAGACCTCACGGACGATGAGACAAAAGCATTCCTCAAAGCTGCAGACAAAGATGGAGACGGAAAGATCGGAATTGACG AGTTTGAGGTCATGGTGCATGA CACGCATGGAGTCAGACCAGGTCTTCTCTACAAATCATCCAGGAGCAGGCCACCAAAGAGTTACCCACAAGGAGGAACATACAgcctcatttttaattttttgaaaTATATCGTATGA
- the baiap2l2b gene encoding BAR/IMD domain-containing adapter protein 2-like 2 gives MSGPTSDQIHRSTLSVYLNLMEHFNPGLQKLVALGNSYVKAFQALAVCSEDYFSAVAKMGEQALQTFTSHSLGDVLIQISETQRRLTVEMDGVFQWFQIEVLQAMEKKVKLDEEYIQGSRRVYELEVRKQADALEKQLRRGAYRDSLENSEYMLYLRQSQWEILKEEERRYRYLAEKHCGLTHSLLFLINKAGASLQQKADGWKQKVNDTRGSRPRTPTYLDQESQLRGSVSSLLQTVARDEDMSWARREQQALGRVPSRAPSPLPSRSRSSSVGDCLGLGVGRSMRALVSHPTSNPNLLPFNREELVTVLVQEPRNGWLYGRTDSSLRQGWFPAAYVVPTQDFSMATSSGSLRSHSLNNLLDPANSYIKEPESKSYGDIPPPTTPIRRASVDVRAISPHPERNYELTVALKHGHSKSHIDQTPPPPPPPPPPAPSQSLRGSVDLRTVSPLPEKKHESASEVQTLSPHGTPENPLFPRGTNPFATVKLRPTTTNDRSAPRIL, from the exons atgTCAGGACCCACTAGCGACCAAATACACAGATCAACTTTATCTGTCTATTTG AACCTTATGGAGCACTTCAATCCGGGGCTTCAGAAGCTTGTTGCTCTGGGAAACAGTTATGTCAAAGCTTTCCAAG CCTTAGCTGTGTGCAGTGAGGACTACTTCAGTGCTGTGGCAAAGATGGGGGAACAGGCTCTTCAAACATTTACATCCCACTCTCTCG GCGATGTCCTGATCCAGATATCTGAGACGCAGAGGAGACTCACTGTAGAGATGGATGGAGTG TTTCAGTGGTTCCAAATAGAGGTGTTGCAGGCCATGGAGAAGAAAGTCAAGCTGGACGAGGAGTACATTCAG GGCAGCCGAAGAGTGTATGAGCTGGAGGTGAGGAAGCAGGCAGATGCATTGGAGAAACAGCTCAGACGAGGAGCCTATAGAGACTCTctg gagaACAGTGAGTACATGTTGTACCTGAGGCAAAGCCAGTGGGAGATcctgaaagaggaggaaaggaggtaTCGTTACCTGGCGGAGAAACACTGTGGGCTAACTCACTCTCTGCTATTCCTCATTAACAag gCTGGTGCATCTCTCCAGCAGAAAGCAGATGGGTGGAAGCAGAAGGTGAATGACACCAGGGGCTCCAGACCTCGAACTCCCACTTACTTAGACCAAGAGTCACAG CTGCGAGGTTCAGTTAGCTCCCTGCTGCAGACAGTGGCCAGAGATGAAGACATGTCCTGGGCACGGCGGGAGCAGCAGGCGCTGGGCCGGGTGCCCTCtagag CACCGTCTCCCCTCCCCAGTCGGTCTCGCTCCAGTTCAGTCGGGGATTGTCTGGGTTTAGGTGTAGGGAGGTCCATGAGAGCCTTGGTATCTCACCCCACATCCAACCCGAACCTTCTCCCGTTTAACAGGGAAGAGCTCGTCACCGTTCTGGTCCAGGAGCCACGCAACGGCTGGCTGTACGGACGCACGGACAGCAGCCTTCG TCAGGGCTGGTTCCCTGCTGCGTATGTTGTCCCTACTCAAGacttctccatggcaacaag CAGTGGTTCTCTCAGAAGCCACAGCTTGAACAACCTGCTCGACCCAGCCAACAGTTACATCAAAGAGCCAGAGAGCAAAAGCTATGGCGACATCCCGCCGCCCACCACCCCTATCCGCCGCGCGTCTGTAGACGTGCGAGCCATCTCCCCCCATCCTGAGAGGAACTATGAGCTGACCGTAGCGCTAAAACACGGTCACAGCAAGAGCCACATTGAccaaactcctcctcctccaccacctccgccGCCACCTGCACCCAGTCAGAGTCTCAGAGGCTCCGTTGACCTTCGCACAGTGTCTCCCCTCCCTGAAAAGAAGCATGAATCAGCATCTGAGGTCCAG ACATTATCACCTCATGGGACACCTGAGAATCCACTGTTTCCCAG AGGCACAAACCCCTTCGCAACAGTGAAGCTTCGCCCGACGACAACCAACGATAGATCTGCTCCTCGGATCCTTTGA